From the genome of Triticum aestivum cultivar Chinese Spring chromosome 1A, IWGSC CS RefSeq v2.1, whole genome shotgun sequence:
catcaactaggcgtatcaacaggctatggagatgcccattaatagatatcaatgtgagtgagcagggattgccatgcaacggatgcactagagatgtaagtgtatgaaagctcaacaaaagaaactaagtgggtgtgcatccaacttgcttgctcacgaagacctagggcaatttgaggaagcccatcattggaatatacaagccaagttctctaatgtaaaattcccactagtttatgaaagtgacagcataggagactctctatcatgaagatcatggtgctactttgaagcacaagtgtggaaaaaggatagtaacattgtcccttctctctttttctctcatttttttatttgggccttctttctctctttttttttcttttggcctctttttttcgttcggagtctcatcccgacttgtgggggaatcatagtctccatcatcctttcctcactgggacaatgctctaataatgatgatcatcacacttctttttacttacaactcaatacttagaacaaaatatgactatgtgaatgcctccggcggtgtaccgggatatgcaatgagtcaagagtgacatgtatgaaaaaaattgtgaacggtggctttgccacaaatacgatgtcaactacatgatcatgcatggcaatatgaaaatggtgaagcgtgtcataataaacggaacggtggaaagttgcatggcaatatatctcggaatggctatggaaatgccataataggtaggtatggtggctgttttgagaaaggtatatggtgggtttatggtaccggtgaaagttgcgcggtactagagaggctaccaatggtggaagggtgagggtgcgtataatccatggactcaacattagtcataaagaactcacatacttattgcaaaaatctattagttatcgaaacaaagtactacgtgaatgctactagggggatagattggtaggaaaagaccatcgctcgtccccgaccgccactcataaggaaggcaatcaataaataaatcatgctccgacttcatcacatgacggttcgccatacgtgcatgctacaggaatcacaaacttcaacacaactatttctcaaattcacaactactcaactagcatgactctaatatcaccatctccatatctcaaaacaatcatcaagtatcaaagttctcttagtattcaatgcacttatgtgaaagtttttataatgcctaaaagcaaattgccatgttgttctaaagtactctcaaaataatataagtgaagcatgagagataaattatttctataaaatagaaccccatcgtgctctaaaagatataagtgaagcactagagcaaaaactatatagctcaaaagatataagtgaagcactagagcaaaaactatatagctcaaaagatataagtgaagcacatagagtattataataaattccaattcatgtgtgtctctctcaaagggtgtgtacagcaaggatgactgtggtaaactaaaaagcaaagactcaaatcataaaagacgctccaagcaaaacacatatcacgtggcgaataaaatatagctccaagtaaagttatcgatgaacgaagacaaaagaggggatgccttccggggcatccccaagcataggctttttggtttccttgtattttaccttggggtgccatgggaatccccaatattaggctcttgccactccttgttccataatccatcaaattcttacccaaaatttgaaaacttcacaactcaaaacttaaaacaaaatctcgtgagctccgttagcgaaggaaaacaaaacaacgcttcaaggtactgtaatgaactcattctttatttatatttgtgttaaacctaatgcattacaacttctctatggtttataaactcttttactagccatagattcatcaaaataagcaaacaacacacgaaaaacagaatctgtcaaaaacagaacagtctgtagtaatatgtaactaacgcaaacttctggaaccccacaaattctaaaataaatttctggacgtgaggaatttatctattaatcatctgcaaaaagaattaactaaatagcactctccaataaaaaatggcggCAATTCTCAtgagagctaaagtttctgttttttacagcaagatcaaaaagactttccccaagtcttcccaactgttctacttggcacaaacactaattaaacacaaaagacacaaccAAAAACAGAGGctggataaattatttattaccaagcaggagcaaaaagtaaggaataaaaataaaatcgggttgcctcccaacaagcgctatcgtttaacgcccttagctaggcataaaagcgaagatagatctaggtattgccatatttggtgggaaattcttcaataagacacctataactcttaggagtttctttctttttattaattatcaaagtcctaggcacgaaatcaagaaaatcatttgtagcaaaaggtttctTAAGGACagtgagaaagttggggtgaacacttatggatttgagatccgcactTCCCTTACTAGAGgtttcacccttattcttaggaacatacatcaatttggcaatcttagcattagGAGGAGTATTTTTCAcagaagaaaaggcagaccctaggttggtaatgatatcctcaattttatcaattctagtgaaatcttgatctatcttttcattaaccataggttccttttctttaaaaaatttaagagaaactcctaccttagatctatattgggtaatttggttatggatctttctatccaaattttcaatcaactctacggtggcaactttattttcaaaattTCAAGCTGTTGCATCacgtgttccaaagttaaaatagttccattaaccaaaagaggtgctgggccaaacaaatatatcatagcattataagaatcaaaagtatggctacccaagaaatttcctccggtaatggtatcaagaatatatctattccaaggagtgatgcctacataaaaattgcgaagaagaacggaagtagattgcttcctagtagatctattttgtgcaTTGCAAATTCTGAACCAACCATcctttagattttctccctccctttgtttaaaattaaggacctcattctcgggagataaaggagtagataaaggactagccataacgacgaagcaagcAAAAGAAAGGGCGAAttaaaaagagggcgaataaaacggcaagggtgaagtgagggagagaaaaacgagaggaaaattgcaaataatataatgcaaaggataagagttgtgatgggtacttcgtatgtcttgacttggcgtagatctcccaggcaacggcaccagaaatccttcttgctacctcttgagcactgcgttggttttcccttaaagaggaaagggtgatgcagtaaagcagcgtaagtatttccctcagttcttgagaactaaggtatcaatccagtaggagaccacgcgtgagtcacctcgtacctacacacacaaataagaacctcgcaaccaacacgataaaggggttgtcaatcccttcacgaccacttgcaagagtgagatctgatagagatggtaataataagataaatatttttggtatttttatgatatatattgaaagtaaaagattgcaaaataaagtatatggaaacttatataatggagaatagacccgggggccataggtttcactagtggcttctctcaagatagcataagtattagggcgggtgaacaaattactgtcgagccattgatagaaaagcgaataattatgagaatattcaggcatgatcatgtatataagcatcacgtccgagacaagtagactaaaacgattctgcatctactactattactccacacatcgaccgctatccagcatgcatttagagtattaagttcataagaacagagtaacgccttaagcaagatgccattatgtagagggataaactcatgcaatatgatgtaaaccccatctttttatcctcgatgacaacaatacaatccGTGCCGtttcccttttgtcactgggatcgagcaccgcaagattgaacgcaaagctaagcacttctcccatggcaagaaagatcaatctagtaggtcaaaccaaactgattattcgaagagacttgcaaagataaaccaattatacataaaagaattcagaggaaattcaaatattgttcatagatagacttgatcataaatccacaattcatcgtatctcgacgGGGGTAcatgaagaagtacgtcggtggagcaacgagggacccacgagggtggagggcgcgccccctgcctcgtggtctcctcgattgtttcttgatgtccactccaagtctcgtggatcacgtttattccaaaaataacgctcctgaaagtttcattccctttggaccccgtttgatattcctttttggcgaaactctaaaatagacaaaaaaacagcaatttgggttgggcctccggttaataggttagtcctaaaaataatataaaaatataaaaataagcccattaacatccaaaatagataatataatagcatggagcaatcaaaaattatagatacgttggagacgtatcagtgtcctcGAAAGCGTTTTGCATTATATTAGAGTTCGTTCAAAcgtgtcctttgctacaaaaaagattgggccaccttgttgcaccttagttacttttgttacttgttacccgttacaaattatcttgtcacACAACTATCCATtatcgataatttcaatgcttgaagagaatatcttactgaaaatcgtttgtcattttcttctgctcctcgttggattcgacactcttacttatcgaaaggactaaatcccctatacttgtgggtcatcaatagtcAACACCAAAAATAAAAACTTATGccggcaaaaaaacaaaatcataaaAGATCGAAGCTATGCCTGGGCAGAGAAGCAAGAAAAAAAATATGAAGCGTTCAAACACCGATAGACAATATACAACAATGAGCATGAACACCAACTATCACTTGACAACATAACGACTACGAAAAGATTTTTCAAAAGCAACGTCTCTAAGAAAAAAACGACACACAAGCGCCGCCATCGCTAGATCCAACCTTCGAAAAACAGATCATGAGTTTTCACCCTGACGTTCATGTTCGAGAAAACTGCAAACAATACCATCAACATGGTAACAGTGCAATATCATCGCCATTACAAGATATAATCAGGTAGGGTCACACCTGAAGTTTTCACCCCAGAGCTTGAGACCGAATATTCGAGAAGCATTACCAAATTAAAGTCAATATATGTTTTTTTGTGGCTAAAAGTTAATATATGTTGTCTCTTTCACTTGCCTTGATCCCAGCAGCAGCCCACCATCGCACATGATGAAATGTTTGGTGAGGGAGGAATTTCCCAAGCACCGCCCGAGATATTTCAGCGCATCGCTTGTCACAGGCCATacgttctttttccttttttttttgagaattgtcACAGGCCATGCATTGTTGTGTGTCGATTTTCCATTGCCGGGTGGCGAGAAAATAAAATaaggacgccgataactgccacacgtgtggcatatacGACATGCGTCCACACACCGTGTGTGGtgtgagcaggaggcagcccacacgggctgtgtgtgggcggacattagaattgcccacatgtgtgggcgcggctacttcgtgccacacgcccaatAAGTACTACTCATCTTCACCCCGTGCGTGTGGCACaaagcaaaaatgcccacacgtcctgacgcagctacgttaggtacccagcgggatgacgatttagttgccatcctggttggcagatgtagttatctggaatggcaagtgtagttgtaaaagcatggcaactctatctgttttggttaactatagttgccatgtctaatttatggtagttgccgcgtgtaatcaaatcGTAATTGTCGTAGTTGCCGTgcgtgattaactacttgccacttATGGTCAAAATAGTAGTTGCCAtctgtgtttacctagttgccacatgTGCTcgaaccatagttgccatgtattgttaatcacagtgtccatgtgtgtttatctggttgccacgtacgcgcaaatgcagttgccgtgtagcaaagaatcacagttgccatgtgtgtgtaccgagttgccacgttcgcgtaactacagttgccgtgtagcaaagaatcacagttgccatgtgtgtgtaccgagttgccacgttcgcgtaactgcagttgccgtgtagcaaaaaatcacagttgccatgtgtgtgtacCGAGTTGACACGTTCACGTAACTGCAGTTGTCATCCACAAGATAGGAGTGTCGTGTGAGCGAAAAACAGTTCGCCCACACGAGCATAACCTAGGTGGTTGCTGTGTGGGCGAAAATCAGTTCGCCCACACAACGCAGCTGGCAAACAGCGTGGTGCGGGCGTGTGGGCAAAATCTctaacgcccacacaccagccccgtcctacgtgACACACCAAATTCACCTTTACGTGTTAAAATTCGTGCAAAAGACAGTGAACGACGATTCAGACGTGTGGACGAGTTGGGTAACGCCCAAACGTGTGGGCTTTAGTGTTTTCGTAAAATAAAACAGTTgcatcataaataaataaataaataaataaaaatagcgaCGGGATGGACTGGACGTTCAACGGTCTTGGCGCGCGTAGCAGCAAAAGTAGCGACCGGATTCCCAAATCGCAAGTTCCAGGAGCAGGGAGCAACCATGGAGATCTCGCACCTCGCGTAcgtgctcctcttcctcttcgccgccgTCGTACTTTATGTCCAGCGCCGCCGAGCTTCTCCGTCGAGAAcggccaactgtcctcacccgaaCCCCGTCCTGGGCAACACCGTGGAGTTCATCCGCAACCGCGGGAGGTTTTTCGACTGGTACGCCGACATGCTGCGCGCGTCGCCGTCCAGCACCATCGAGGCGTGGGGGGCCCTGGGCGCCAGCCACGCCGTGACCACCGCCGACCCGGCCGCCGTCGACCACCTGCTGCGCGCCAGCTTCGCCAACTACAACCGCAGCGCGCAATTCCGCGCCGCGCAGTCCGATCTCATCGGCGATGGCCTCTTCGGCGCCGATGGCCGCCTCTGGAGTCTCCAGCGCAAGCTTGCGTCGTACGCTTTCTCCTCCCGCTCGCTACGGCGTTTCACCGAGGACGTCCTCGCTGTCCACCTCGGCCGCCGCTTCCTGCCGTTCCTCGATGCCGCCGCGGGGTCCGGCGAGGCCGTCGACCTGCAGGAGGCTCTGCGTCGGTTCGCGTTCGACAACATCTGCCACGTCGCCTTCGGCGTCGAGAGCTCCACGCTCCTCGAGTGGGGTGACCCCCGGCACCAGGCGCTCTTCGCGGCGTTCGACACGGCCGTCGAGATCTCCTTCATGAGGACGTTGAAGGCGCCCACACCGGTGCGGAAGCTCACGAAGCTTCTCAACATCGGCCAGTCgcgccggctccgagaagccgtcGGCGTCATAGACGACCACGCCATGTCCGTCATCGAAGCCAAGGGGGTGAGCCAGAGAAACAGCCGCGATGAGGGCGACCCGGACCTGCTCTCCCGGTTCATGGCGGCCATggacgaggaggacggcggcggtgaACTCGCCGCCATGTTCCCTACGCCGGAGGCCAAGCGCCGGTTCCTGCGGGACGTGGTCGTCAGCTTCGTTCTCGCCGGCAAGGACACGACGACCTCGGCCCTGACGTGGTTCTTCTGGCTCCTCGCCGCGAACCCGCGGTGCGAGCAGCGCGTCCACGACGAGGTGTCGCGGTCGCCGGACGGCAACGTGAAAGGCATGCACTACCTGCACGCCGCGATCACCGAGGCGATGCGCCTGTACCCGCCGGTTCCCTTCAACGGGCGGATAGCCGTCGCGGACGACGTCCTCCCGGACGGCACAGTGGTGCGCGCTGGCTGGTTCGCCAACTACTCGGCGTACGCGATGGGGCGGATGGAGAAGCTGTGGGGCGAGAACTTCATGGAGTTCGCGCCGGAGCGCTGGCTCGGTGACAGCGGCGAGTTCGCGCCAGTGGACGCGGCGCGGTATCCGGTGTTCCACGCCGGGCCGCGTGCGTGCCTCGGGAAGGAGATGGCCTACATGCAGATGAAGACGGTGGCGTCAGCCGTCCTTCGGAGGTTCAGGTTGAACGTGGTGGCACCGGCGGCCAGTATGGAGTCACCGCCGGCGTACGAGATGACCGGCACGATGAAGATTAAAGGCGGGCTTCAAGTGCAGCTCAGGATGAGTGATGCTAACAAGTCTTCGTTCGCCACGTCGGCATCTGGACAAGAAGTGGACTAAACGTCATCCCCGCACATCAAATGCGACCAATAATTACAGCTGGCCTTCTGGGTTTGTCCTTAGTCAAACATACtatttaagtttgatcaaatttatagaaaaataaaTTCCAACgttttatatttaggaatggaggtagtagAAAATTGAAGTAGTCTCATGAGATTCTTTATGAAATGTATTTTTGTATCATATTTATTTGATTATGTAGGTCTTAGCATATAAACTTCAATTACTAGATGAATGCTCCGAATCGTTGCTGTGGGAATTTGTATGAAATAAAATTGTGCTGGTTTAATCAATCTAGCTAGTGTGTTTATGGTTCCTACTATATAGTAAGTAATTCGTTTATCATTATTTTAAATAAATTCATAAATGTATCTTTCATGTATAAGTTGAAAATTGAAGCAAAACGAAAATAATCTGGGTACATGCATCAGACTATTTATATAAGTAGTAACATGCATGTCATGTAAGCAAAAGTAGTGATATAAAATCTCATTTTTTTGCACGTTTATTTTATTAATCTGACTGTTGATGAAATAACAATAAAAGAGTACAAGTCCACGTCTATGAAATAAAGATGCACACAATCCAAATAGACACAACACCATAACATGTCCAAAATAAGTCCGTCCGTTTCGAAGTATAGGTTCGGCCTGCTGAATCAGCAAGACCAAGGCAGATCTCGTGTTCAGAAAGTGCCAATTAGCACACACaatttgcttgttatttatttgaTTAAACCACTCTCGATGCTTAGCTCTTAGCATGATTTAATAGACAAAAATTCTAGGTGTCACAATAATTAAAAGAAGGATAATAAGTTTATTAGAAACCCAAGCGGGCTGCCTACTCCCCAAGAAAGTCTAGGGTTCCCTTACCTCCCGAGTCCCGCTAATGCCGCCGTCGGTCCGcttcgtctccggtggccttagggccatggcggcGTGGTAGATCTTGGCCCTTGACAACGAGAGGGCTCTGTTTTCGGTTGTTTCTTCGCGTTTTGTTAAGGTTTGTATCCCGCTTAGTAAGACGAGGCTGCGACGgatccctgaagatggaataaggtgttgggaaacgtagcatgcaattcaaaaactttcctatgctcacgcaagatctatcaagaagatgcatagcaacgagagggagagagtgtgtccacgtaccttcgtagaccgaaagcggaagcgtttgacaacgcggttgatgtagtcgaacttctttttgttccgaccaatcaagcaccgaacgtacgacacctccgagttctgcacacgttcagcttgataacatccctcgaactcttgatccagcaaagtgtcgagggagagtttcgtcagcacgacagcatggtgaggacgtgatccacgcagggcttcacctaagcactacgataatatgaaCGGAGACGTAAACTGTGGAGTGAGGCGCCGCACACGGCAAAcatatgttgttgtgtgttctagcggtgccttATATATACGTTGGAGGGGAGGAAAGGTAGCCAAGGGggagccccaagtaggaggaatcctacttgggcgcctcccaattcggcctccctcttccatattcatccggagggggaaggaaggaggagggaggagagaaggaagggggaggccggcctacatggggcgcaccagccccctaggggctggtctgtccacttcttggcccattaggcccatgtacttgcccggggatgcccggaacccctttcggtgacccgatatgtacccggtacccccgaaacactttcggtgtccgaatatcatcgtctaatatatgaatctttacctctcgaccatttcgagactcgccgtcatgtccgtgatctcatccgagactccgaacaacattttgtcaccaaatcacataactcatataatacaaaatcgccatcgaacgttaagcgtgcggaccctatgggtttggaaactatgtagacatgacggagacacctctccgatcaataaccaacaacggagcctagatgctcatattgcttcccacatattctacgaagatctttattggtcgtaccgtaatgacaacatacgttattccttttgtcatcggtatgttacttgcccgagattcgatcatcggtatcttcatacatagttcaatctcgttaccggcaagtctctttgctcgttttgtaatacatcatccgcaactaactcattagtcacattgcttgcaaggcttattatgatgtgcattaccgagagggcctagagatacctcttcgatactcggagtgacaaattctaatctcgatctatgccaacccaacaaacaccttcggagatacctgtagagcatctttataatcaccacgTTATGTCGTGACATTTGATaatacacaaggtattcctccggtatccgggagttgcataatctcatagtcaaaggaatatgtatatgacatgaagaaagcaatagtaataaaacttaacggtcattatgctaagctaacggatgggtcttgtccatcacatcattctcctaatgatgtgatcccgttcatcaaatgacaacacaagtccatggttaggaaacttaaccatctttaattaatgagctagtctagtagaggcttactaggggcactgtgttttgtctatgtatccacacatgtatcaagtttctggttaatacaactctagcatgaataataaacatttatcatgatataaggaaatataaacaacaactttattattgcctctagggcatatttccttcagtctcccacttgcacaagagtcaataatctagattacattgtaatgattctaacacacatggagtcttggtgctgatcatgttttgctcgtggaagaggcttactcaatgggtctgccacattcagatccgtacgtattttgcaaatatctatgtctccctccttgacttgatcacggatagagttgaagcgtctcttgatgtgtttggttattttgtgaaatttggattccttcgccaaggcaattgctctagtattgtcacaaaagattttcattggacccgatgcactaggtattacacctaaatcggatatgaactccttcatccagactccttcattcgctgcttccaaatcagctatgtactctgcttcacacttagatcccaccacgacactttgcttggaactgcaccaactgacagctccaccattcaatataaatacgtatccggtttgtaacttagagtcatccggatcacggacaaagctagcatcgacgtaaccatttaggacgagctctttgtcacctccataaacgagaaacatattcttagtccttttcaggtacttcaggatgttcttgaccgctgtccattgatccactcctgtattactttggtacctccctgctagacttacagtaaggcgcacatcaggtctggtacacaatatagcatacatgatagaaccttgatggcagcttgaagctacgtcggtatttccccaaagacgaagggatgatgcagcacaatggcggtaggtatttccctcagatatgaaaccaaggttatcgaactagtaggaggaccaagcaacaacatgtaaacaacacctgcacacaaatagcaaatactcgcaacccgacgtgtaaaaggggttgtcaatcccttttgggtacggcGCCCAAGATAGGCAAAACGAacatgaataaattgtagtagaatgatagatcgaacaccaaacaaaataaataagaataaattgcagcaaggtatttttgtatttttaggtttagtagatctgaaaataaaagcaaaggaaaatagatcgcaaaagcaaataatatgaagaagagacccggggccgtaggtttcactagtggcttctctcgagaaaaatagcaaacggtgggtgaacaaattactgttgggcaattgatagaacttcaaatactcatgacaatatacaggcaatgatcattatgtaggcatcacatccaagattagtagaccgactcctacctgcatctactactattactccacacatcgaccgctattgtcacagccctagcttagcctcTGCTTGTCCTTGCATATTTATCTTGTCATCATGTTAAAttttctcagaaagttgaaatggggattgtctaaaccctagcatcaaaggaattcactaggtttaACTAAAATATTCCTAGTGTTTTCAAAtggttttcaaaaatgttcatcatttctggaaaatgctggaagcaataaccagaggtgttgcacatttttccatgacatatttggtctctgaattaaatcatattttatttgcatttgggcatttaaatgctataaaatattttaaatgctcaaataatcataaactaaaatgtttactgtgggatatattctaaacagtagccatgattagtttcatgatttttggaaatgccctggcatttttaataaagccctaagtctacagaataatagaaaacaagaaataagagagagagagagagagagaagaataacCTGGCTCacctacctgtagccggcccagctcactggcccagcccacctggcgcctcctgtcgcctccctcctcgcgccagtaggcaggggcgcgtgcccagcgcgcgcagccacacgccggccacctccaccctgcctgcgtgctcgctcgtcgccctggacctccctcgcgacgccacgcaccccctggacctccctcgctctctcccgtgtttctcccccctcctctgctctctcccgcgccacacccgagcgcgcctgccgccgccgacgtgcaccaccgcggccaccgcctccccccacCTCCCCGACGCATCCCagagctccgcctcgacctactcc
Proteins encoded in this window:
- the LOC123142943 gene encoding cytochrome P450 94A1-like: MEISHLAYVLLFLFAAVVLYVQRRRASPSRTANCPHPNPVLGNTVEFIRNRGRFFDWYADMLRASPSSTIEAWGALGASHAVTTADPAAVDHLLRASFANYNRSAQFRAAQSDLIGDGLFGADGRLWSLQRKLASYAFSSRSLRRFTEDVLAVHLGRRFLPFLDAAAGSGEAVDLQEALRRFAFDNICHVAFGVESSTLLEWGDPRHQALFAAFDTAVEISFMRTLKAPTPVRKLTKLLNIGQSRRLREAVGVIDDHAMSVIEAKGVSQRNSRDEGDPDLLSRFMAAMDEEDGGGELAAMFPTPEAKRRFLRDVVVSFVLAGKDTTTSALTWFFWLLAANPRCEQRVHDEVSRSPDGNVKGMHYLHAAITEAMRLYPPVPFNGRIAVADDVLPDGTVVRAGWFANYSAYAMGRMEKLWGENFMEFAPERWLGDSGEFAPVDAARYPVFHAGPRACLGKEMAYMQMKTVASAVLRRFRLNVVAPAASMESPPAYEMTGTMKIKGGLQVQLRMSDANKSSFATSASGQEVD